The Candidatus Thermoplasmatota archaeon sequence ACGCTCGGCGAGCTTCGCGCCCGCGGCACCGGCGCCCCGACACGACCCATGACCGAAGGAATCACCTCGCGCCGCATGGCGCCCACGAGCCGCGCAAGCCGCGCGCGCCGCCGCACGGCCGGATCGCCCGGCGGCCGCGCCACGCGCGCCACCTCGCGCGCCGGTACCGCCCGCACGGGCACCCGACCGCGCGTCTCGCGCACGCGCACGAAGCGCGGCGGCCGTGGCACGCAGGCCACGCGATCGCGCAAGCCGCCCCGCACGCGGCGGCGGCGCGCGGGCTCGACCACGCGCGGACGGTCGAAGACCACGCGCCGCGGCGGCGCGACCGGCGGGCGACGGGGCGCCACCGGCCGGCGGCGCGCGACGCGGCGGACGCGGTGACGGAGGGGCAAGGCGTGCCCCGCTCCATCTGGTCGGGCGCCGTGAGCTTTGGCCTCGTGAACGTGCCCGTCAAGGCCTACAGCGCCGCCTCGCCCAAGGACGTCCGTTTCCACCAGCTGCACGGCCCCGACGGCGCCCGCATCCAGCAGAAGCGCTGGTGCAGCGCCGAGGACCGCGAGGTCCCCTACGAGGAGATCGTGAAAGGCTACGAGATCTCACCCGACCGGTACGTGACGGTCACGCGCGAGGAGCTCGACGCGCTCGATCCCGAGGCGACAAAGACGATCGACATCGAATCGTTCGTCGAGCTCTCCGAGATCGACCCCATGCACTTCGAGAACGCGTACTGGCTTGCCCCCGACAAGGGCGCGGCCAAGCCCTACGCGCTTCTCGTCCGCGCGCTCGAGGAGGCCGGACGCGTGGGCCTTGCGCGCGTGGTCATGCGGACCAAGAAGTACCTCGTCGCGCTGCGCGCCAAGGACGGCGCGATGGCCATGTTCACGATGGCCTACCCCGACGAGATCACGCCGGCTCCGGAGATCGAGGGACTGCCGGCCGTGACAAAGGACGTAAGCGAGCGCGAGATCGCGCTTGCGCGCCAGCTCGTCGAAGCCCTCTCCGAGCCCTTCGACCCCTCGAAGCTCGTGGACGACTACCGCGCGCGCGTGCTCGACCTCGTCGAGAAGAAAGCCGCGGGCGAGGAGATCGTCGTCGCCCCCGCGCCCGAGGCGGCCGCGGCGCCCAAGAACCTCATGGCGGCGCTCGAGGCCTCCATCGCGGCGGCGAAGAAGGCCGAGGCGTAGGCGATGGGGCGGACGGAGACGCGCGTGGTCGTCGAGGGACGGGAGCTTGTGCTCTCGAACCTGGACAAGGTGATGTACCCGCGGACGGGGTTCACGAAGGGCGACGTCATCGCGTACTACCGCGCGATCTCGCCCTGGCTCCTCCCCCACCTTGCCGCGCGCCCCGTCACGCTCAAGCGGTACCCCGACGGCGTGGAGGGCGAGTTCTTCTACGAGAAGACCTGCCCGCCGCACCGGCCCGAATGGGTGAGGATCGCGCCCATCTGGAGCGAGGGACGCGGCGAGGACATCCCCTTCTGCGTCTTCGACGACCTTCCCACGCTCGTGTGGGCGGCCAACCTCGCCGACCTCGAGCTCCACACGTACCTCCACTCGATGGAAGACGACGAGCGTCCCCACTTCCTCGCCTTCGACCTCGACCCCGGACCGCCGGCAAACGTCCTCGACGCCGCGCGCGTCGCGCTTGCGTTGCGCGCGCTCCTGGCCCACCTCAACCTCGAAGCGTACCCGAAGACTTCCGGCGGCAAGGGCATGCAGGTGTACGTTCCCTTGAACGCGCCCGACGTCACGTACGAGCACGCGAAGCCGTTTGCACGCGCAGTCGCGGAGATCCTCGCCAAGGAGCGCCCGCGCGAGATCGTCTCGAACATGCGAAAGGACCTGCGCAAGGGCAAGGTGCTCGTCGACTGGAGCCAGAACGACGACCACAAGACGACCGTCTGCGTGTACTCGCTGCGCGCCCGCGAGCGGCCCACCGTCTCCACGCCGCTCTTCTGGGACGAGGTGGAGGACGCCGTCCGCGCGGAACGCGCCGACCGGTTGGTCTTCCTCTCCGACGACGCGCTCTCCCGCTGCCGCGAACACGGCGACCTCTTTGCGCCCGTGCTCTCCAAGCGGCAGGCGCTGCCGCCGTTCGTCCGCCAATCTTCATCACGAGGCCGGCAGGAACCAAGTGCCGCATGACGACGCAACGTCAACGCCAGGCCGCCCGACGCAACCTCGAGAAAGCCCGATCCAAGCGCAGCACGCGGACGACGCGCGGCGGAACCACCACGCGAAGCACGAGCACGCGGCGCGCGACCGTCCGCGGCCGGCAAACGACGGCGGGGCGCCAGACCATGCGCAACCGTGCCACGAGCGCCCGCACGCGCAACCGGTAGGCGTCCTAACGGCCGGAGCTTGGCTCGGGCGCTAACGCGAGCGCGGCGCCACGCAGGTCCGCGCCTGGCGAAAACCCGACCCACACGGCAAAGGCTCCCAACGGCGTCGGCGCAAGGCCCATGTAGTCGCCCACGCGCTCGCCGGGCCCGCCGACGTCGGAATCCACCACGACGACGGGCCCGACGCTGCCGTCCGAGCCCACGCGCACGGCCCGCAGCTGCGTCGCGCCGCCCTCTTGGCGCAAGAAGGTTGCGACCGCGCCGCCGTGCGCGTCGGCCACCACCGCCGGAAGGATCCGCCCTTCCTCACCCGGCGCGTCCAGCCGCACGGGCTCGCTCCAGCTGCGGCCCCCGTCGTCGGACCACGCAAGCGTGGGCGCAAGCACGCCTTCCACCGCCGGCGCGGCCGCCACGTACAGACGGTAGCCACCGTCGCGCGGCGCAAGCGCAAGCGCGGGCAACCCGGCCGTCGGGCTTGCGACGGAGAACTCCCAGCGCTCGCCGCGATCGCGCGAGCTGGCCACGGCCGCCTCCCCTTGCGGGTACGCCGCGTACGCGAGATGCCAGGTTCCGTCGGGCGCCACGACAGGCGCGGCGCCCAGAAGGCAGCCCTCGTCCGCGACGAGCGCGGGCGCCGACCATGTGCGGCCCGCGTCGTTCGAGGCGGCAAACCGCAGATCGCACCCGAAGCTTTGGGAATCGCCGGCCTGGCCCCGCACCTGGGTCCAGGCCAACAGCGCGACGCCGCCGTCTCCGACGGCGATCCAGGGCTTGTCCTGGTTCTTGAGCGCAAGCGGCGCGACGGCGGGCCCGCCCGGAACGCCCGCGAAGGCCACGGCGCCCTCGCCGCGCGCCACGACGATTGCCTCGGGGAACGAGCCGCCTCCGTCTGGCGAGCGAAGCACGACGACGTCGAAGGCCGACGTCGCGCCGCCAACGGGCGAGAAGGCCTGCCGCGCGGCGATGCCCACGAACAGAAGCGTGCCGTCGGGCAGGAACGCGACGACGGGATCGGCAAACGCGTTGTGCGCGGCCAGCGGATGGGAGGGATCCGCGCCGGGCCCGCCGGGAAGCCGCGTGGCCGCCCACGTCCGGCCGCCGTCGCGGGAGACGTGCGCCCACAACCAGAACCGCTCCGCGCCAAGCGCACCCACCGTGTTGCCGGCCACGATGTGCAAGGGATCGAGCGGGTTCACGGCCACGTGGGGCTCCCACGCGCCCCGCTGCGCGCTGTCGTCGACCGCGCGAACGCACGGCGGAGGGCAGGAGAGCGCCCACCGCGGCGCAGAGTCGTCGTCCCCGGGCCCCGCCGGCGGGGGCGGACCGGAAAGGCAGCCGGCAAGCAGCAGCGCAAACACGGCAAGCGGTCGGACTTCCATGCCGCGAGCAAGAC is a genomic window containing:
- a CDS encoding Ku protein; this encodes MPRSIWSGAVSFGLVNVPVKAYSAASPKDVRFHQLHGPDGARIQQKRWCSAEDREVPYEEIVKGYEISPDRYVTVTREELDALDPEATKTIDIESFVELSEIDPMHFENAYWLAPDKGAAKPYALLVRALEEAGRVGLARVVMRTKKYLVALRAKDGAMAMFTMAYPDEITPAPEIEGLPAVTKDVSEREIALARQLVEALSEPFDPSKLVDDYRARVLDLVEKKAAGEEIVVAPAPEAAAAPKNLMAALEASIAAAKKAEA
- the ligD gene encoding non-homologous end-joining DNA ligase; translation: MGRTETRVVVEGRELVLSNLDKVMYPRTGFTKGDVIAYYRAISPWLLPHLAARPVTLKRYPDGVEGEFFYEKTCPPHRPEWVRIAPIWSEGRGEDIPFCVFDDLPTLVWAANLADLELHTYLHSMEDDERPHFLAFDLDPGPPANVLDAARVALALRALLAHLNLEAYPKTSGGKGMQVYVPLNAPDVTYEHAKPFARAVAEILAKERPREIVSNMRKDLRKGKVLVDWSQNDDHKTTVCVYSLRARERPTVSTPLFWDEVEDAVRAERADRLVFLSDDALSRCREHGDLFAPVLSKRQALPPFVRQSSSRGRQEPSAA